The proteins below come from a single Peromyscus leucopus breed LL Stock chromosome 13, UCI_PerLeu_2.1, whole genome shotgun sequence genomic window:
- the C13H2orf88 gene encoding small membrane A-kinase anchor protein encodes MGCMKSKQTFPFPTTLDIDRLNESEEAFMTDGSCQQRTPSPGKTQAEEKKFPEPSPMVLEFAERLAKEIVQDALQQWACENIKYYNIPYIESESSDTAIG; translated from the coding sequence ATGGGTTGCATGAAGTCAAAGCAAACGTTCCCATTCCCTACCACATTAGACATTGACAGGCTTAATGAGAGTGAAGAAGCCTTTATGACAGATGGCAGCTGTCAACAGAGGACCCCTTCTCCAGGGAAAACTCAAGCCGAAGAGAAGAAATTCCCAGAGCCCAGTCCTATGGTCCTTGAATTCGCAGAGCGTCTGGCCAAGGAAATCGTGCAGGATGCCTTGCAGCAGTGGGCATGTGAGAACATCAAGTACTACAACATCCCATATATCGAGAGCGAGAGCTCTGACACCGCTATTGGGTGA